In one window of Calliphora vicina unplaced genomic scaffold, idCalVici1.1 scaffold_33, whole genome shotgun sequence DNA:
- the LOC135963013 gene encoding uncharacterized protein LOC135963013 has protein sequence MSRAGVHAESGLNNVSPFLIQRSIDAVAGKVKYCKKLRSGQLLIQCFNGKQANKLIKILSLSLDIFVKVEEHNSLNKSKGIFYSNELRSLSDEELLYEIREQNPNVIEIKRLKRRDPESRTPTSTDIGLYITTFNVSELPDKILLGYMYTTVKPYIPNPLRCFKCFQFGHVSDECKSQVKICPHCSNIEHTPIDETGKREKCNKEAKCVNCQQPHNSFSKQCAIYKREYDIQKIKVTQKKTLTEARKEYDKQNQLPTTYANAVKPCNCKCKCQEETKTINTNENEKEKITADFTIKATPNSPVRQIVKLDGSKIDLLPKNISKRKKRELTSAEKKMKDNSTKALSMTNDSLKQNNEDNKDDSSDSTLNE, from the coding sequence ATGAGCAGAGCCGGTGTTCATGCAGAAAGTGGTCTTAATAATGTGTCTCCTTTTCTTATACAAAGATCCATTGATGCTGTTGCAGGAAAAgttaaatattgcaaaaaattaaGATCTGGACAACTACTTATACAGTGCTTCAATGGAAAACAAGCtaacaaactaataaaaatattaagtttatcTCTTGATATATTCGTGAAAGTAGAAGAACATAATTCACTCAATAAATCTAAAggaattttttattccaatGAACTACGGAGTTTATCTGATGAAGAACTTTTGTATGAAATACGTGAACAAAACCCCAACGTCATAGAAATTAAAAGACTCAAAAGAAGAGACCCCGAAAGCAGAACACCGACATCAACCGATATTGGATTGTATATCACAACATTTAACGTAAGCGAATTGCCGGACAAAATTTTACTAGGATACATGTACACTACAGTAAAGCCATATATTCCCAATCCTCTTCGATGCTTCAAATGTTTCCAGTTTGGCCATGTGTCAGATGAATGTAAAtcacaagtaaaaatttgtccACATTGTAGCAACATTGAACATACTCCAATCGACGAAACTGGCAAACGAGAAAAATGCAATAAAGAAGCAAAATGTGTAAATTGCCAACAACCTCACAACAGCTTCTCTAAACAATGTGCTATATATAAAAGAGAATatgatatacaaaaaattaaagtaacacagaaaaaaacattaactgAAGCACGAAAAGAATATgataaacaaaatcaactacCAACAACATACGCAAACGCAGTCAAACCATGCAATTGTAAATGCAAATGTCAAGAAGAAACAAAGACTATTAACACGAATGAAAACgagaaagaaaaaataacagcTGATTTCACCATAAAAGCAACACCCAATTCTCCAGTACGACAAATAGTTAAACTTGATGGATCCAAAATTGATTTGCtgccaaaaaatatatcaaagagAAAAAAACGAGAACTAACAAGTGCCGAAAAAAAGATGAAAGATAATTCAACAAAAGCATTATCAATGACAAATGACAGCctaaaacaaaataacgaaGATAATAAAGATGACTCCAGCGACTCTACCTTAAATGAgtaa